The following proteins are co-located in the Acidobacteriota bacterium genome:
- a CDS encoding methyl-accepting chemotaxis protein: MNDRIQIIVEACERAAAGDLEARVLGLETDPAYAAVSRAVNRMLDTADAFVRESAAAMDHCSRNRFHRPILQRGLAGAYRQGAATINRAGRVMRERAAQVGVAADLARDTAASVQSAAAACEELRATASEISRQVGESAERTHSVVDEVRATAAAAAALNDDAARIKGILKLITRVAGQTKLLALNATIEAARAGEHGRGFAVVATEVKDLSTSTARAAQEIEDQIVRMLAATEDVTMRLAAISQAIEQIGTSAFVIESSVDEQVRATADISKTITEVSENSATLSSRMEARDAA, encoded by the coding sequence ATGAACGACCGGATTCAGATCATCGTGGAGGCCTGCGAACGGGCCGCTGCAGGCGACCTCGAGGCCCGCGTGCTCGGGCTCGAGACCGACCCGGCCTACGCGGCCGTGAGCCGTGCAGTCAACCGCATGCTCGACACGGCCGACGCGTTCGTCCGCGAATCCGCCGCGGCCATGGATCACTGCAGCCGCAACCGGTTCCATCGTCCCATCCTGCAGCGCGGGCTGGCGGGCGCGTACCGGCAGGGCGCGGCGACGATCAACCGCGCGGGCCGGGTGATGCGTGAACGTGCCGCGCAAGTGGGTGTGGCGGCGGACCTCGCGCGTGATACCGCGGCCAGCGTGCAGTCGGCCGCGGCCGCGTGCGAGGAGCTGCGTGCCACGGCCTCCGAGATCAGCCGGCAGGTGGGCGAGTCGGCGGAGCGGACGCACTCGGTCGTCGACGAGGTCCGCGCAACCGCCGCGGCCGCCGCGGCGCTCAACGACGATGCGGCGCGCATCAAGGGGATCCTGAAGCTCATCACACGCGTCGCGGGGCAGACGAAGCTGCTCGCACTCAACGCGACGATCGAGGCCGCACGTGCCGGCGAGCACGGCCGCGGCTTCGCGGTCGTCGCTACCGAGGTCAAGGACCTCTCCACCAGCACCGCGCGCGCCGCACAGGAGATCGAGGATCAGATCGTCCGGATGCTGGCCGCGACCGAGGACGTGACCATGCGGCTCGCGGCGATCAGTCAGGCCATCGAGCAGATCGGCACGAGCGCGTTCGTCATCGAGTCGTCGGTCGACGAGCAGGTGCGCGCGACGGCCGACATCAGCAAGACCATCACGGAAGTGTCCGAGAACTCCGCGACGCTCTCGAGCCGTATGGAGGCCCGCGACGCGGCCTGA
- the asd gene encoding aspartate-semialdehyde dehydrogenase, which produces MSQRIDVGVLGATGMVGQQFIARLANHPWFQVSWLAASERSEGKGYAEAAPWRLATPMPEFCRGMKVDGCVPGRGPRIVFSALDAKAADEIEHVFAEAGHIVLSNARSHRMDPLVPLLIPEVNAAHLALLARQRSEKGWKGGVVTNPNCATVVLAMALAPLRQFGLRRVQVTTMQAVSGAGYPGVPSLDILGNLIPYIGGGEEEKIETETRKILGDDDSRGPHQVVVSAQVNRVPVIDGHTMTISAELEIRPSVDDVVHAMKAFRGKPQELRLPTAPVPALNVMSEINRPQPRLDADLGAGMTVSIGRVRACPVLTHKLVALGHNTIRGAAGASVLNAELMKAEGLL; this is translated from the coding sequence ATGTCTCAGAGAATCGACGTCGGAGTACTCGGAGCGACCGGGATGGTCGGTCAGCAGTTCATCGCGCGGCTGGCCAATCACCCGTGGTTCCAGGTGAGTTGGCTGGCCGCGAGCGAGCGGTCCGAGGGCAAGGGCTACGCCGAGGCCGCGCCATGGCGGCTCGCCACGCCCATGCCCGAGTTCTGCCGCGGCATGAAGGTCGACGGCTGCGTGCCGGGCCGCGGCCCGCGCATCGTCTTCTCGGCGCTCGACGCCAAGGCCGCCGACGAGATCGAGCACGTCTTCGCCGAAGCCGGGCACATCGTGCTCAGCAACGCCCGCAGCCACCGCATGGATCCGCTCGTGCCGCTGCTCATTCCCGAAGTCAACGCGGCGCACCTCGCGCTGCTGGCGCGCCAGCGCAGCGAGAAGGGCTGGAAGGGCGGCGTCGTGACCAACCCGAACTGCGCCACGGTCGTTCTCGCGATGGCGCTCGCGCCGCTGCGCCAGTTCGGTCTCCGGCGCGTGCAGGTGACGACGATGCAGGCGGTGTCGGGCGCGGGGTACCCGGGCGTGCCGTCCCTCGACATCCTCGGGAATCTCATCCCGTACATCGGCGGCGGCGAGGAGGAGAAGATCGAAACCGAGACGCGCAAGATCCTGGGCGACGACGACAGCCGCGGGCCGCACCAGGTGGTGGTGAGCGCGCAGGTCAATCGCGTGCCGGTCATCGACGGTCACACGATGACGATCTCGGCCGAGCTCGAGATCCGTCCGTCGGTGGACGACGTCGTGCACGCGATGAAGGCGTTCCGCGGCAAGCCGCAGGAGCTGCGCCTGCCGACGGCGCCCGTGCCGGCGCTGAACGTCATGTCCGAGATCAACCGGCCGCAGCCGCGGCTCGACGCCGATCTCGGCGCCGGCATGACCGTATCGATCGGCCGCGTGCGCGCGTGTCCGGTGCTGACCCACAAGCTCGTCGCGCTCGGGCACAATACGATTCGCGGCGCGGCGGGCGCGTCGGTGCTCAACGCGGAGCTGATGAAGGCCGAGGGGCTCCTATGA
- a CDS encoding aspartate kinase, translated as MIVMKFGGTSVADQAAIERLIGIVRAARQTATQPESADWRGPIVVVSALGGATDKLLKVAADAAAGEGEAAHAGLDALRRRHLDISSVVTSSERADVDAIINREFDELERITGALSVLRDVTPRWLDAIAATGEILSSRIVAAALNAHGLAGAWVDARTAIVTGPEHTAAPPLMTETAAALVDAMTPLLADRGIPVIGGFVGATPDGVTTTLGRGGSDYSASIVGACLGASEIQIWTDVDGMLTADPRIVRDVQVVPHLSFGEASELAYFGAKVLHPATIQPAVGRNIPVRILNARRPQDARGTLITRERPATDRPITAVASKKNVTVVDITSTRMLMAHGFLARIFEAFEKHRTSVDVVTTSEVSVSVTVDDPRRLTEIAASLGEVAEVTREDHMAILCAVGDGLQRDPAFVGDLLGAIGGVPIRMLSQAAARRNVTLVIREADLETALVRVHDRFFGVPA; from the coding sequence ATGATCGTGATGAAGTTCGGCGGCACGTCGGTCGCGGACCAGGCGGCCATCGAGCGCCTGATCGGCATCGTGCGCGCGGCACGGCAGACGGCGACCCAGCCCGAGAGCGCCGACTGGCGCGGGCCGATCGTCGTCGTCTCGGCGCTCGGCGGCGCCACCGACAAGCTCCTGAAGGTCGCCGCCGATGCGGCCGCGGGCGAGGGCGAGGCGGCGCACGCCGGGCTCGACGCGCTGCGACGCCGGCACCTGGACATCTCGAGCGTCGTGACGAGCAGCGAGCGCGCCGACGTGGACGCGATCATCAATCGCGAGTTCGACGAGCTGGAGCGGATCACGGGCGCGCTGTCCGTGCTGCGCGACGTCACGCCGCGCTGGCTCGACGCGATCGCGGCGACGGGCGAGATCCTGAGCAGCCGGATCGTCGCCGCGGCGCTCAACGCGCACGGGCTGGCCGGCGCCTGGGTCGACGCGCGGACGGCCATCGTCACCGGGCCGGAGCACACGGCCGCGCCGCCGCTGATGACCGAGACGGCCGCCGCGCTCGTGGACGCGATGACGCCGCTGCTCGCCGACCGCGGCATCCCGGTGATCGGCGGCTTCGTCGGCGCCACCCCCGACGGCGTGACGACGACGCTCGGCCGCGGCGGATCGGACTACTCGGCGTCGATCGTCGGCGCGTGCCTCGGCGCCTCCGAGATCCAGATCTGGACGGACGTGGACGGCATGCTCACCGCCGATCCGCGGATCGTGCGCGACGTCCAGGTCGTGCCGCACCTGTCGTTCGGCGAAGCGTCGGAGCTGGCCTACTTCGGCGCGAAGGTGCTGCATCCCGCCACGATCCAGCCCGCCGTCGGCCGGAACATCCCGGTGCGGATCCTCAACGCGCGCCGGCCGCAGGACGCGCGCGGTACGCTCATCACGCGGGAGCGCCCAGCCACCGACCGGCCGATCACGGCCGTCGCGTCGAAGAAGAACGTCACCGTCGTCGACATCACGTCCACGCGCATGCTCATGGCGCACGGCTTCCTCGCGCGCATCTTCGAGGCCTTCGAGAAGCACCGCACGTCGGTCGACGTCGTGACCACGTCGGAGGTGAGCGTCTCGGTCACGGTCGACGATCCGCGTCGGCTGACCGAGATCGCGGCCTCGCTCGGCGAGGTGGCCGAGGTCACCCGCGAGGACCACATGGCGATCCTGTGCGCCGTCGGCGACGGCCTGCAGCGCGACCCGGCGTTCGTGGGCGATCTGCTCGGCGCGATCGGCGGCGTCCCGATCCGCATGCTGTCGCAGGCGGCGGCGCGGCGGAACGTCACGCTCGTGATCCGCGAGGCCGACCTGGAGACGGCGCTCGTCCGCGTGCACGACCGGTTCTTCGGAGTGCCGGCGTGA
- a CDS encoding dihydrodipicolinate reductase, translated as MRILVIGHGRMGQLVEKLAGEHGCEVAGIADLEPSLPVALTTAGSVDVAIDFSQPDAVFANVSALAARRVNVVVGTTGWQAHEPALRRIADEAGIGVLASANFSIGMQVFRRLVEQAARMCAPLDVGAWIHEKHHDRKKDAPSGTALLLKAAMEAGGYARPVDVSATRAGYIPGQHEVGFDGVSETVTLTHVVRDRAVFAHGALEAAKWLNGRRGWFTMQDMIGS; from the coding sequence GTGAGGATCCTGGTCATCGGGCACGGCCGGATGGGCCAGCTCGTCGAGAAGCTCGCGGGCGAGCACGGCTGCGAGGTCGCCGGCATCGCCGATCTGGAGCCGTCGCTGCCGGTGGCCCTGACGACGGCCGGCAGCGTCGACGTGGCGATCGACTTCTCGCAGCCCGACGCGGTGTTCGCGAACGTCTCGGCGCTCGCCGCGCGGCGCGTGAACGTCGTCGTCGGGACGACCGGGTGGCAGGCGCACGAGCCCGCGCTGCGCCGCATCGCGGACGAGGCCGGCATCGGCGTGCTCGCCTCGGCGAACTTCTCGATCGGGATGCAGGTGTTCCGCCGGCTCGTCGAGCAGGCCGCGCGGATGTGCGCGCCGCTCGACGTCGGCGCCTGGATCCACGAGAAGCACCACGATCGCAAGAAGGATGCGCCATCCGGCACGGCGCTCCTCCTGAAGGCCGCGATGGAGGCCGGCGGCTATGCGCGGCCGGTGGACGTGTCGGCCACGCGCGCCGGATACATCCCGGGCCAGCACGAGGTCGGCTTCGACGGCGTGTCGGAAACCGTGACGCTCACGCACGTCGTGCGGGACCGCGCGGTGTTCGCGCACGGCGCGCTGGAAGCAGCAAAATGGCTGAACGGCCGCCGGGGCTGGTTCACCATGCAGGACATGATCGGAAGCTAG
- a CDS encoding 4-hydroxy-tetrahydrodipicolinate synthase produces the protein MRLSFTGVGTALITPFTPQGALDEAAVRRLARRQVEAGVHFLVPCGTTGESPTLSSAEKRRVVEIVVEEAEGHAMVLAGAGGYDTREVIQAVAELEEIGAQGILSVTPYYNKPTQEGLYQHYAAIADRTKLPIVLYNVPGRTGCNLEPATVARLAAVQNIVGIKEASGNITQMAEICASVPKEFLVLSGDDAVTLPLMAIGGRGVISVASNEVPAEMVELVEAAERGDYAGARRWHEKLLPLMQVNFVESNPGPVKFMCARMGLCEDVFRLPLVPPRPSAQERILAVMRQFGLPIVADVRS, from the coding sequence ATGCGTCTTTCATTCACCGGCGTCGGCACGGCTCTCATCACGCCTTTCACGCCGCAGGGCGCGCTCGACGAAGCGGCGGTCCGGCGGCTCGCCCGGCGCCAAGTCGAGGCGGGCGTGCACTTCCTGGTGCCCTGCGGCACCACCGGCGAGTCGCCCACGCTCTCGAGCGCCGAGAAGCGGCGCGTGGTGGAAATCGTCGTCGAGGAAGCCGAAGGGCACGCGATGGTGCTGGCCGGCGCGGGCGGCTACGACACGCGCGAGGTGATCCAGGCCGTCGCCGAGCTGGAGGAGATCGGCGCGCAGGGCATCCTGTCGGTCACGCCGTATTACAACAAGCCCACCCAGGAAGGCCTCTACCAGCACTACGCGGCGATTGCCGACCGCACGAAGCTGCCGATCGTGCTCTACAACGTGCCGGGCCGCACCGGCTGCAATCTGGAGCCCGCTACCGTCGCGCGTCTCGCCGCCGTCCAGAACATCGTGGGCATCAAGGAAGCGTCCGGCAACATCACGCAGATGGCGGAGATCTGCGCGAGCGTGCCGAAGGAGTTCCTCGTGTTGTCCGGAGACGACGCGGTGACGCTGCCGCTCATGGCGATCGGCGGCCGCGGCGTGATCTCGGTCGCGTCGAACGAGGTGCCGGCCGAGATGGTCGAGCTCGTCGAGGCGGCCGAGCGCGGCGACTACGCCGGAGCGCGGCGGTGGCACGAGAAGCTCCTGCCGCTCATGCAGGTCAACTTCGTGGAGTCGAATCCCGGCCCGGTCAAGTTCATGTGCGCGCGCATGGGGCTCTGCGAGGACGTGTTCCGCCTGCCGCTCGTGCCGCCGCGGCCGTCGGCGCAGGAGCGGATCCTCGCCGTGATGAGGCAGTTCGGGCTGCCGATCGTCGCCGACGTCCGGTCCTGA
- a CDS encoding M20/M25/M40 family metallo-hydrolase: protein MTFREQIDLTRALVDVDSTTGREGEAADLLARTLAGLGYTVFRQPVSHDRFNVIASLDEPEVVFSTHIDCVPPFFPSREEGGRVYGRGTADAKGAIAAQIAAAERLRAEGETRVGLVYVVGEERGSDGAKLANTIARPSRFLIDGEPTGNRLGKATRGVYRVRLRAHGRAAHSSLPELGESAIEKIVDAIAALRAIGWPADPELGATHYTVGLVQGGVAPNVVPPDAVAEAMFRTVGDWRPIRALLDRHLGALVDVEDVLVVPPVVLTTVAGFEPVVFAFTTDIPFLDRWGSPLLIGPGSIEQAHTDAESVEIAELERAVDLYAQLARTLLSQTG from the coding sequence GTGACGTTCCGCGAGCAGATCGACCTCACCCGCGCGCTCGTCGACGTCGACTCGACGACGGGCCGCGAAGGCGAGGCCGCCGATCTGCTGGCGAGGACGCTCGCCGGCCTCGGCTACACCGTGTTCCGGCAGCCGGTGTCGCACGATCGCTTCAACGTGATCGCCTCGCTCGACGAGCCGGAGGTGGTCTTCTCGACGCACATCGACTGCGTGCCGCCGTTCTTTCCGAGCCGCGAGGAAGGCGGGCGGGTGTACGGGCGAGGCACCGCCGACGCGAAGGGCGCGATCGCCGCGCAGATCGCGGCGGCCGAGCGGCTGCGCGCCGAGGGCGAGACGCGCGTGGGTCTCGTGTACGTCGTGGGCGAGGAGCGGGGCAGCGACGGCGCGAAGCTCGCGAACACGATCGCGCGGCCGTCGCGGTTCCTGATCGACGGCGAGCCCACGGGCAACCGGCTCGGGAAGGCGACGCGCGGCGTCTATCGCGTCCGCCTTCGCGCGCACGGCCGCGCGGCGCACTCGAGCCTGCCCGAGCTCGGCGAGTCCGCGATCGAGAAGATCGTGGACGCCATCGCCGCGCTCCGCGCCATCGGTTGGCCCGCCGATCCCGAGCTCGGCGCCACGCACTACACGGTGGGCCTGGTGCAGGGAGGCGTCGCACCGAACGTGGTGCCGCCCGATGCCGTGGCCGAAGCGATGTTCCGCACGGTGGGCGACTGGCGGCCGATTCGGGCCTTGCTCGATCGCCATCTCGGCGCCCTGGTGGACGTCGAGGACGTGCTCGTCGTTCCGCCGGTCGTGCTCACGACCGTCGCCGGCTTCGAGCCGGTGGTCTTCGCGTTCACGACCGACATCCCGTTCCTCGACCGCTGGGGCTCGCCGTTGCTCATCGGCCCGGGATCGATCGAGCAGGCGCACACGGACGCCGAATCGGTCGAGATCGCCGAGCTCGAGCGCGCCGTCGATCTCTACGCGCAGCTCGCCCGGACTTTGCTGTCGCAAACCGGATAG
- a CDS encoding methylated-DNA--[protein]-cysteine S-methyltransferase: MHQDSGSDRRWQAVVARDAAADGRFVYAVRSTRIYCRPSCASRKPAPGVVEFFPDAAAAEASGYRACLRCRPGSPAGASSDAAARVRRVCEAVGRQPDRRWTAGAIARAGGGTVPQVQRAFRTVLGVSPREYVLACRRRRFLEGLRKGQTVTDATYDAGFGSTSRMYGALRLPGMRPATYGRGGRGASIAWTTVPSPLGLILAAATDVGLCFVEVGRSVEPLLAELRREFPLAAIAGAPSDRLDDIAGAVLAVALGRDVRQDVPVDIQGTAFQWRVWRALTAIPRGTTVTYAALAASIGSPSSVRAVGRACATNPIALVVPCHRVIGSDGKLHGFRWGLDVKHALLETERNAG; the protein is encoded by the coding sequence ATGCATCAGGATTCCGGCTCGGATCGGCGCTGGCAGGCGGTCGTCGCGCGCGATGCCGCCGCCGACGGCCGGTTCGTCTACGCGGTGCGGTCGACGCGCATCTACTGCCGGCCGTCGTGCGCGAGCCGCAAGCCGGCGCCGGGCGTCGTCGAGTTCTTTCCGGATGCGGCCGCCGCCGAGGCCAGCGGGTACCGCGCGTGCCTGCGCTGCCGGCCCGGCTCTCCAGCCGGCGCATCGTCCGATGCCGCGGCGCGGGTGCGCCGCGTCTGTGAGGCCGTGGGCCGCCAGCCGGACCGCCGGTGGACGGCCGGCGCGATCGCGCGCGCGGGCGGCGGCACGGTGCCGCAGGTGCAGCGCGCGTTTCGCACGGTGCTCGGCGTCTCGCCGCGCGAGTACGTGCTGGCGTGCCGGCGCCGGCGGTTCCTCGAGGGGCTTCGGAAAGGGCAGACCGTGACGGACGCCACGTACGACGCGGGATTCGGATCGACGAGCCGGATGTACGGCGCGCTGCGCCTGCCGGGCATGCGGCCGGCGACCTACGGACGCGGCGGACGCGGCGCGTCCATCGCCTGGACCACGGTGCCGTCGCCGCTCGGCCTCATCCTCGCTGCGGCAACCGATGTCGGGCTGTGCTTCGTCGAAGTCGGACGATCGGTCGAGCCGCTCCTGGCAGAGCTCCGCCGCGAGTTTCCGCTCGCGGCGATCGCCGGCGCGCCATCGGATCGGCTCGACGACATCGCCGGTGCGGTGCTGGCCGTGGCGCTCGGCCGCGATGTGCGGCAGGACGTGCCGGTGGACATCCAGGGCACCGCCTTCCAATGGCGCGTGTGGCGGGCGTTGACCGCGATCCCGCGCGGCACCACCGTGACCTACGCCGCACTGGCCGCGTCGATCGGCTCGCCGTCATCCGTTCGGGCCGTCGGCAGGGCCTGCGCCACGAACCCGATCGCGCTCGTCGTCCCGTGCCACCGCGTCATCGGGAGCGACGGCAAGCTCCACGGCTTCCGTTGGGGCCTCGACGTGAAACACGCCCTCCTCGAGACCGAGCGGAACGCCGGCTGA
- a CDS encoding FAD-binding oxidoreductase yields the protein MSGQGRQYWAARTAQHRRQSYPTCRGEHDADVVIIGGGLTGCTVACIAATAGLRVVLLEQGRLASGATAASAGVILPEPADSFRSADAAHGLRIAKAAWRQARHGALDLAAVLRRTRVRCDLAPTSLLVNARSAEDAAALRREHGSRRDAGFDAAWMPPARAAAETGTESSGAMRVRDVFTFDPVRAALGLAKAAERRGARIFERADVRRTCFDRRRAEVVLASARIVARQVFVATASPGALFGPLERHFRQQTRFAVVTDPLTVPMRRETGRRASVIAEWGSTPHWLRWLPEDRALFSGHAVPAIGPRQIDKALVAHASELMYELSVRYPVISGLPIAQAWPQTVTATADGLPWIGPHRNYPFHFFALGLGVHGAGLAAFAARAAVRSLSGEAASDDATFVR from the coding sequence GTGTCGGGTCAGGGTAGGCAGTACTGGGCGGCGCGCACCGCACAGCACCGTCGGCAGTCGTACCCCACGTGCCGCGGAGAGCACGACGCCGACGTCGTGATCATCGGCGGCGGCCTCACCGGCTGCACGGTCGCGTGCATCGCCGCGACCGCCGGGCTTCGCGTCGTGCTCCTCGAGCAGGGGAGGCTGGCGTCCGGCGCGACCGCGGCGTCGGCCGGCGTGATCCTGCCCGAGCCTGCCGACAGCTTCCGATCGGCCGATGCCGCGCATGGGCTGCGGATCGCGAAAGCGGCGTGGCGACAGGCGCGCCACGGCGCGCTCGATCTCGCCGCCGTGCTGAGGCGAACCAGGGTGCGCTGCGATCTCGCCCCGACGTCGCTGCTCGTCAACGCCCGGAGCGCCGAGGATGCCGCCGCGTTGAGGCGCGAGCACGGCTCGCGCCGGGACGCCGGATTCGATGCCGCGTGGATGCCGCCCGCCAGGGCGGCCGCGGAAACCGGCACCGAGTCGTCGGGCGCCATGCGCGTTCGCGACGTGTTCACGTTCGATCCGGTGCGCGCGGCGCTCGGCCTCGCGAAGGCCGCCGAGCGGCGAGGCGCGAGGATCTTCGAGCGCGCCGACGTGCGCCGCACCTGCTTCGATCGCCGGCGCGCCGAGGTCGTGCTCGCCAGCGCGCGCATCGTCGCGCGCCAGGTGTTCGTCGCGACGGCGTCGCCCGGCGCGCTCTTCGGGCCGCTCGAGCGGCACTTCCGGCAGCAGACCCGCTTCGCGGTCGTCACCGATCCGCTGACGGTTCCGATGCGCCGCGAGACGGGCCGCCGCGCGAGCGTCATCGCCGAGTGGGGCAGCACGCCGCACTGGCTGCGCTGGCTGCCCGAGGACCGCGCGCTCTTCAGCGGCCACGCCGTGCCGGCGATCGGCCCGCGGCAGATCGACAAGGCGCTCGTCGCTCATGCGAGCGAGCTCATGTACGAGCTGTCGGTTCGCTATCCGGTGATCTCGGGGTTGCCGATCGCGCAGGCCTGGCCGCAGACCGTCACGGCGACGGCCGACGGCCTGCCGTGGATCGGGCCGCACCGCAACTACCCGTTCCACTTCTTCGCGCTCGGCCTCGGCGTTCACGGCGCGGGGCTGGCCGCGTTCGCCGCGAGAGCGGCCGTCCGGTCGCTCTCCGGTGAGGCGGCGAGCGACGACGCGACGTTCGTGCGGTAG
- a CDS encoding glutamine--tRNA ligase/YqeY domain fusion protein codes for MPSPPAPASGTRQDFIRDLVAADVAAGKHGGRVATRFPPEPNGYLHIGHAKSICLNFGVAADFGGTCNLRFDDTNPITEDVEYVESIQEDVRWLGFSWADRLFYASDYFEKLYECAETLIRAGKAYVDSQSADDIRAGRGTLKEPGTDSAFRTRPAEESLDLFRRMRAGEFADGAHVLRAKIDMASPNMNMRDPILYRIRRAHHHRTGDAWCLYPMYDYAHPISDALEGITHSICTLEFEDHRPLYDWLIENLPLPATPRQIEFARLNLTYTVMSKRRLLQLVSERLVNGWDDPRMPTISGLRRRGYTPEAIRRFADEIGVAKRENVVDVGLLEFFVREDLNRRAPRAMAVLRPLKVVIENYPDGQVEEMDVVNNPEDPSAGTRRVPFSKVLFIEREDFRLDPPRKFFRLAPGREVRLRNAYLITCREAVRDASGEVVELCCTYDPATRGGDAPDGRKVKATLHWVSAAHAVDVEVRLYDRLFRVEHPGALDHVDFRAELNPSSLEVLTACKAEPSLAAAAPGSRFQFERLGYFAADPDSRPGRPVFNRTVTLKDTWAKIESRDG; via the coding sequence ATGCCTTCTCCCCCAGCCCCGGCGTCGGGGACCCGGCAGGACTTCATCCGGGACCTCGTCGCCGCCGATGTCGCCGCCGGCAAGCACGGCGGCCGCGTTGCCACGCGCTTCCCGCCGGAACCGAACGGCTACCTGCACATCGGGCACGCCAAATCGATCTGCCTGAACTTCGGCGTCGCGGCCGACTTCGGGGGCACGTGCAACCTGCGGTTCGACGACACGAACCCGATCACCGAGGACGTCGAGTACGTCGAGTCCATCCAGGAAGACGTCCGCTGGCTGGGATTCTCGTGGGCCGACCGGCTCTTCTACGCCTCCGACTACTTCGAGAAGCTGTACGAGTGCGCCGAGACGCTCATCCGCGCGGGCAAGGCCTACGTGGACAGCCAGAGCGCCGACGACATCCGCGCCGGCCGCGGCACGCTGAAGGAGCCTGGCACCGACAGCGCGTTCCGGACGAGGCCGGCCGAGGAGAGCCTCGACCTCTTCCGCCGGATGCGCGCCGGCGAATTCGCCGACGGCGCGCACGTCCTGCGCGCCAAGATCGACATGGCGTCGCCGAACATGAACATGCGCGACCCGATCCTCTACCGGATCCGGCGCGCGCACCACCATCGGACGGGCGACGCGTGGTGCCTCTACCCGATGTACGACTACGCGCACCCGATCTCGGACGCGCTCGAAGGCATCACGCATTCGATCTGCACGCTCGAGTTCGAGGATCACCGCCCGCTCTACGACTGGCTGATCGAGAACCTGCCGCTCCCGGCCACGCCGCGGCAGATCGAGTTCGCGCGCCTGAACCTGACCTACACCGTGATGAGCAAGCGCCGGCTGCTGCAGCTCGTGAGCGAGCGGCTCGTGAACGGATGGGACGACCCGCGCATGCCGACGATCTCCGGCCTGCGGCGCCGCGGCTACACGCCCGAGGCGATCCGCCGGTTCGCCGACGAGATCGGCGTCGCCAAGCGCGAGAACGTCGTCGACGTCGGCCTGCTCGAGTTCTTCGTGCGCGAGGACCTGAACCGGCGCGCGCCGCGGGCGATGGCGGTGCTCCGGCCCCTCAAGGTCGTCATCGAGAACTACCCCGACGGCCAGGTCGAGGAGATGGACGTCGTCAACAACCCGGAGGATCCGTCCGCGGGCACGCGCCGGGTGCCGTTCTCGAAGGTGCTGTTCATCGAGCGCGAGGACTTCCGCCTCGACCCGCCGAGGAAGTTCTTCCGGCTCGCGCCCGGACGGGAGGTGCGGCTGCGCAACGCGTATCTCATCACCTGTCGCGAAGCCGTGCGGGACGCCTCGGGCGAGGTCGTCGAGCTCTGCTGCACCTACGATCCCGCCACGCGCGGCGGCGACGCGCCCGACGGCCGGAAGGTGAAGGCCACGCTCCACTGGGTGTCGGCCGCGCACGCGGTGGACGTCGAGGTCCGCCTGTACGATCGCCTCTTCCGCGTCGAGCATCCCGGCGCGCTCGATCACGTGGACTTCCGCGCCGAGCTGAACCCGAGCTCGCTCGAGGTGCTCACGGCCTGCAAGGCCGAGCCGTCGCTCGCCGCGGCCGCGCCAGGCAGCCGATTCCAATTCGAGCGTCTCGGCTACTTCGCCGCCGATCCGGATTCACGTCCCGGCAGGCCGGTTTTCAACCGCACCGTCACGCTCAAGGACACGTGGGCGAAGATCGAGAGCCGCGACGGATAG
- a CDS encoding PEGA domain-containing protein: MSRIPRRHLNLIAVPLLLAAMLALWPSTAEAQRRRYPARSVIVVGGSYGYPWYPYYGMWPQFGYPWGPWGGPPYYGYPMQDQLTASVRVDVTPRDAEVFVDGYSAGRVDDFDGVFQRLRLRPGNHEVTLYKPGYRTIRQNIYVGPRSDQKIRFDMEPLAAGETSEAPPQPTTPREEQGRFPFDEPFGPEPPQPPSQGAPPPDAARAPARFGTLSVRVQPADAEILVDGERWSAPATQDRLTIQLAEGRHQIEVRKAGFASYREDVLIRRDRALTLNVSLLRGDGQ; this comes from the coding sequence GTGTCCAGAATTCCCCGACGTCATTTGAACCTGATCGCCGTGCCGCTGCTTCTCGCGGCGATGCTCGCGCTGTGGCCGTCGACGGCGGAAGCGCAGCGCCGCCGCTATCCCGCACGTTCCGTCATCGTCGTCGGCGGCAGCTACGGCTACCCGTGGTACCCCTACTACGGCATGTGGCCGCAGTTCGGCTACCCGTGGGGACCGTGGGGCGGGCCGCCCTACTACGGCTACCCGATGCAGGACCAGCTCACGGCGTCCGTCCGGGTCGACGTCACGCCGCGCGATGCGGAGGTGTTCGTCGACGGCTACTCCGCCGGTCGCGTCGACGACTTCGACGGCGTCTTCCAGCGGCTGCGCCTCAGGCCGGGCAACCACGAGGTCACGCTCTACAAGCCTGGCTATAGAACCATCAGGCAGAACATCTACGTCGGGCCGCGGTCCGACCAGAAGATCCGCTTCGACATGGAGCCGCTCGCCGCGGGCGAGACGTCCGAGGCGCCGCCTCAGCCGACGACGCCGCGCGAGGAGCAGGGGCGCTTCCCGTTCGACGAACCGTTCGGACCGGAGCCGCCGCAGCCGCCGAGCCAGGGCGCGCCGCCGCCGGATGCGGCGCGGGCGCCGGCACGCTTCGGCACGCTGTCGGTGCGCGTGCAGCCGGCTGACGCCGAGATCCTCGTCGACGGCGAGCGCTGGTCGGCGCCGGCCACGCAGGATCGGCTGACGATTCAGTTGGCCGAAGGGCGCCATCAGATCGAAGTCCGCAAGGCCGGGTTCGCCTCGTATCGCGAGGACGTGCTCATCCGCCGCGATCGCGCGTTGACGCTGAACGTCAGCCTGCTCCGCGGCGACGGGCAGTGA